From Carassius gibelio isolate Cgi1373 ecotype wild population from Czech Republic chromosome B21, carGib1.2-hapl.c, whole genome shotgun sequence, the proteins below share one genomic window:
- the LOC127986620 gene encoding eukaryotic translation initiation factor 4E-binding protein 3-like codes for MAQNTCSRRGPPRCASVVESSLRLARVQGLQHVTNLLPRAFQHVERRDAQRCSRSTKTLACAHSSPELRFRFIMSSSCEASSTCPIPSRSSWPPLPDSYSQTPGGTLFSTTPGGTRIIYDRKFLLECRNSPIARTPPCCLPHIPGVTRPSLQPAEQEDDSKDLAVDDSQFVLDM; via the exons ATGGCTCAAAACACTTGCTCCCGTCGAGGGCCTCCGCGCTGCGCGTCAGTGGTGGAATCGTCTTTGCGATTGGCCAGAGTTCAAGGTTTGCAGCACGTGACAAATCTCCTCCCTCGAGCTTTCCAACATGTGGAGCGCAGAGACGCGCAGCGCTGCAGCAGATCGACCAAAACCTTAGCGTGTGCTCATTCAAGTCCCGAGCTTAGATTTCGGTTCATCATGTCAAGCAGCTGCGAAGCTTCGTCGACCTGCCCGATCCCAAGCCGCTCCAGCTGGCCTCCTCTCCCTGACAGCTACAGTCAAACTCCTGGAGGAACTCTGTTTTCAACAACTCCCGGGG GGACTCGGATCATCTATGATAGAAAGTTTCTCTTGGAATGTCGAAACTCGCCGATCGCACGCACCCCACCCTGCTGTCTCCCCCACATACCAGGGGTCACCAGGCCCTCGCTGCAGCCCGCAGAGCAGGAGGATGACAGCAAAGATCTCGCCG TTGATGACAGCCAGTTTGTGTTGGATATGTGA
- the LOC127986621 gene encoding thymosin beta: protein MADKPNMTEITSFDKTKLRKTETQEKNPLPTKETIEQERQGESTP, encoded by the exons ATGGCTGACAAACCCAACATGACGGAAATCACATCCTTTGATAAAACTAAACTCAGGAAGACAGAGACCCAAGAAAAGAATCCCTTGCCAACCAAAGAAA CTATTGAACAGGAGAGGCAAGGAGAGTCCACGCCTTGA